In Desulfonatronum sp. SC1, the sequence GTTCAGTTCCTTCCAGGAATACGTGTGGGCCATGCAGTGGATCGGAGATCGGCTGAACCTGGTGGCTTTTTCCGGCGGGTTATATTTTGTTGCGTTTTTCATCTTTATCTACAGGTGGATCAGGGCTAAAGACGGTGAGATTGTCTTCCTGGTCATGGCCTTGCTGGCTACCATGGCGGTTTTTGTTCGTTTCGGCGCCACGGATGTGTTTTTCATCACCGGCTTTACGTTTATCGACAATCAGGCCGGTCTGCTCGTCATCCTGACATTCCTTTTCGGTTACCAGCTCTTACGCGATGACGGGCTCACCCCAGGTAGAGACGCCTCGGACGTCGATTTTCTTTTGTTGCTCTTTTTAGGGCTGCTGACCTTCCTTCTGAAGCTCTCAACCGTCCTCGTACTGGGCTGGGTCGGCTACGTTTCCCTGTCGCTGGGCCGACAAGGTCGGATTTCATTATCCAAGATTTGCGTTCCTTGTCTTCTGGCCTTTGGATTGATTCTGATCTGGCTCGCCAAAAATGTGATTACCACGGGATGCTTTCTTTATCCCGCGACTGGGACGTGCCTTGATCTTGCGTGGGCCGCGACGGCCAACGCCCAGGCCGATGCCCATTGGGTCACGGCTTGGGCGCGACACCCTCACTCCGGGCTATCCGCGCTGGAGTCTTGGGCATGGCTGAAAGAGTGGTGGGGTCCGACTTACGCGAAACAGTTCTTAAGGTATTTAATCGTCTGCGCGGCGCTGGTTGCGGCGGCATTATGCGTGACTCGGCTCTTCAAGCTTCCTTTAGCGCCGTCCTCGACAAAGCTGGCCGGGTTGCTGTTCGTGCTCGGGGCACTGGCCTTCTGGTTTTTGAACGCGCCGAACCCACGGTTCGGATCAGGAGCCCTTTTACTGTTTCCTCCCATCGTCGGATTGCATTTTCTCGGAAGGTTGGATGCCCCCATGCCGCACTCTCCGCGTCTTCGGTGGCTGAGAAGCATCGCGGTGGCGTTCCTCTTGGCGGGAGCTGTCTGGGGAGGCTGGAAGCACCGCCATGATGCGCCGTTTTTGTCCGGATTCGAGGTCGTGCGCGCACCCGTGCCGGAGGTGCTGGACGACCCTGTTTATGGGGTTCGGCCGGAAGTCGGCGATACGTGTTGGGCCGCGCCTCGCTGCGCTCCTTCTTCACGGCCTGAGCCGCTGGTATGGCGTGATTATCTGTTGTTTCCGGCTCCTGAAGGCCAAACCGGCGAATAAATGCGTTGCCGGGGCTCAGGGGGTTTTCGCGATGGGCGCATGAAATGCAAAAAAAGCCGCGACGTCGAATACATGAGTCGCGACTCCTTTTGTGGGTGGGACGATGTGACGTTTGTTCCGACTAACGTGTTGCCATGATGTTTCTCGTCGAGTGATTGCGGAATTTTCGTCCAAGGAGAAAAAGCTGTCACCAGGGCAAGGATGACGTTGGGATCATTGTCGCCGCGAGGATGGACGCGCATTCATTAACGCAATCCGGGAGACCATCACATGGGCATGTGATGATTCGGCGTTTTTTAAGTGTCGTGAGCTTGGCCAGATCCTGACGAGGGACGCGCCGTAAGCGGGTGGGCGTGGTTATTCGAATTTGTCGTAATAGATGTTCGTTTCCTGGAGGCCACGCTGCTTCAAGGCGTCGACGCAGGCGTCGATGAGGTTGGAGGAGCCGCAAAGATAAGCTTCGTAGGCCGTGGCGTCCGCGATGTATTTAGGCAGAACCGCGGGAATGCGACCGCGTTCGCCCTTCCATTCGGAGTTGGGGTCTTCCCTGGTCAGGCAAGGCACGTAGCGGAAGTTGGGCAGTTCCTTTTCCAGGGCGAAAAGTTCTTCTGTGAAGAACAGGTCGTCCTGGTTGCGGCCGCTGAAAAAGTAGATCGCCTCACGGTCGTCGCCGCGTTCGCGCATGTCGCGCAGAATGCTCCAGATCGGGGCCATGCCGCTGCCTCCGGCCAAAAACACCGCCGGGGCTTTGGTGTCGGAAAGCTTGAAGTCGCCGAAGGGGCCGCTCAGGTAAACTTCCCGGCCTTCCTGGAGATGGTCGAAGACCCAGGTGGTGCAGATGCCTTCCGGCACCTTGCGGATGATCACTTCCACATGGCGGCTGTCCGAGGGGATGGAGGAGACGGAGTAGGCGCGCATGACCGCGTCGCGGCCCGCGTACTCCCGAGATTCAAGCTGGATATACTGGCCGGCGGCAAATTCGATGGATTCCGGCTGGTTCAGGGCAATGCGCAGTTCCACGACGTCGTAGGTCAGCTTGCGCTTGTGGACTAACTTGCCCTGAAAGCGCTTGGCCAGAAACAGCTCGTCCGGGATGGCCAGCTTGATGTCCCGGCGGACCTTGACCTGGCAGGACAGCCGGACGTTGGCCTTGATATCTTCGGGTGTCAGGTAGGGCTCTTCCACCGGACTGACCATCCCTCCACCGTCCAGGACCTTGACCTTGCAGTAGGCGCAGCTTCCCCGTCCGCCGCAGGCCGAAGGGATGAAGATGTCGTTTTCGGCCAAGCTGGAGAGCAGCGAGGACCCGCCGGTGACGACCAGGCTTTTCTTGCCGTCGTTGATGTCCAGTGTGCAGGGGCCGTAGTTCAGGATGCGGCGTTCGGCGAAGACGAGCAGGAGGGCCAGCAGGAGGGTCGTAATGGCCAGGAAGCCGACGGCGAGACCGATGGAAGCGAGCATGGAACGTCGTGTGGATGGAGGTTGGCAGTCCGTTGAAAAAACCCAATTGCCGCGTCGCCGCAAAAAGTTCAAATTCTCACGTATGAAGAAATACGCTTCGACCTTGATTCGATTGCCAGGACGGCAAATCGAAAATGTGGCGAAGCCTCAGCCCGTGAGGGCCGGACACAGGACGTGTCCGGTAGCTTTTTTTGCTCCTTGCACTTGGGTTTTTTGAACGGACTGTGGATAAGGACTTTTTCAACATCCGGTTTAGGGAGAAAGCGCTCCGGCCGTGGCGCGGTTTCGGTTTTGAAGATCGCCGTTAAATCCGGATCATGCCGGAAAAGCCGACAAAGGCCAGGGACATGATCCCGATGACGATCAGGGTGATGCCCGGCCCGGCCAGACCTCGGGGCAAGGCTTGTTCGTTGATCTTCTCGCGGATGCCGCCGATGATGGCGATGGCCAGGGCCCAGCCAGTCCCTGCTCCAGCTCCGTAAGCCAAGGTTTGGAGCAGGTTGTAGGGCGTGCCCAGCATGAACAGCGAGACGCCGAGAATGGCGCAGTTGACCGTGATCAACGGCAGGAAGATTCCCAGGGCGTTGTAGAGCCCCTCGGAGATGCGTTCCACGACCATTTCCACGAACTGGACGAAAGCGGCGATGACCACGATGAACACGATCAGCCGCAAGTACTCCAGCTCCAGAGGCACGAGCAGATACCGGTAGACAAGGTAATTCAGCCCCGAGGTGCAGGTGGTCACGAAAATCACCGCCGCCCCCAGCCCCAGGCTGGTATCCACCTTCTTGGACACGCCCAGTACCGAGCACATGCCCAGGAAACGGGTCAGAAGAATATTGTCCGTAAAGGCCGCGGAAATAAAGATGAGCATGACCGAGGCGAAGCTGGTCAGGTTGGCGGCGTCTTCCATGCGTTCCTCCTTAAGAGAAAACCGGTTCGGAAGTACTTAGACCGGCTATAGAGGACTGGCAAGCCCGGCGTTTAATGGGATTTCGGGTGCGAGCCATGTTCTACTTTCCATCATCGTAAGTCCGTTCATCCACCAACGGCGGAGCGTTTTCGTCCAGCCTTTCTCCTTCTCCAAGAATTCTTACTTCCGGGCGCAGCTTCAACCCTTCCTGGAACACGGCCTGGATTTTTTCCGGCTCCACGGCCTCACTGAGTTCCACCCACAGCTCCAGACGATCCTTGCCCTTGGGGTTGGACACAACCACCTGCCACCGGGCCACCGACGGGACCAGGCACATGGCTTGGGCCACCTGGTGGGGGTAGATGAACTGGCCCTTGACCTTGGCCGTGTCGTCGGCCCGGCCCAGGATGCCGGCCAGTTTGGGGGCGGTGCGTCCGCAGGCGCAGGGTTCGGTGACCAGCCGGGAAAGATCCCCGGTGGCGAAGCGGATCAGCGGATACACGGGGTTGAACGGGGTGACCACCACCTCGCCGATCTCACCGGCGGGCAACGGTTCGCCGGTTTTCGGGTCGCAGATTTCCACCAGACAGCGCGATGACAGGTGCATCCCGCCAAGCGCCGGACACTCGTAGGCGATGCAGCCCAGGTCCGCGGTGCCGTAGCCCTGGCGGACCAGCATGCCGAAGCTGTTTTCCAGGTCCTGGCGCACGGACTCGGTCAGCCGTTCGGCGGCCACGAATGCGGTCCGTAGCTGAAAGTCCCGACGCGGGTCCTTGCCCTGGCCCACGGCCTTGTCCCGGATAATTTTCAGGAAACTGGCCATACCAACGAACCCGGTCACCGGCCAGGTGGTCATGATCTCCACCTGCTGCATGGTGTTGCCCGGTCCAGCGGGGATCACGGCGCAGCCCAGTTCGCGCAAGGGCTCTTCCAGCATCAGACCGGCCGGGGTGAGGTGGTAGCCGAAAGTCATTTGGACCAGGTCGGATTTGCGAAACCCCGCTGCGTGAAACGCCTCGGCCCAGCCCCAGAAATCCCGGGCGCATCCCTCCGGGTCGGCGATGGGGCCGGGGGAAAAATAGAGGCGGCGCAGATCGCCCAGGTCCGTGGTCAACAGCCCGCCCAGGCGAGGACCGGTGCGTTGCAGATCGATCAACTGCTTCTTGCGCAGCACCGGGATGCGCGGCCAGTCTTGCGGGGACCGGATGTCGTCCGGCGTCAGCCCCGCGCTCTCCAACCTGGCCTTGAACGCGGGCGCCTCGGTCCAGGCTTGGCGGGCCAAGTCCCTGACCACGTGCCATTTACGGTCACGACGTTGTTCCTCGGGTTCTTGTTCCATTTCGTGATATATGCCGCCGCTTCGTGATGCGTCGTCCATGGATCGCTCCTTAATTCCTGGTTCTGATGACGTTTCGAGATGGCCGGGGTAAGGCTCGATATGCGCTGAGCCGTCCAAATTATCCCATCGTGCATCGGCATGGTTAACCTGAACGGGACGAATATTCAACACCATCGTCAACGCGTCGTGGTCGGTGAAAACGCGCTCCGACATACTTCCCCGGCAGACTCCTCGGATAGATTAACTGGGCCGCAAAACGCCGCGGACAAGAACAAGGACGATCAGGCCGGTCATGGCCGAGGCCGCCGCGATGGCGGAGAAGCCGAAGGCCACGTATAACCAGCCTGCAAGGGCGCTGCCCGCGGCGTAGCCGAAATTTTCAAAGGTCGCGGACAGGCTGAGGTAGCGGCCCAGTTCTCCGGCGGGAACCAGTTCGGTTTGCAGAGCCCGGAAGGCACTGCCCCGGGCCGCGGCGCAGCCCATGATCAGAGGGAAGAGCATGAACGCCCCACCGGGCCAGTGGGTCAACAACGGACTGACAAGCATGAACAGCCCCGCACCCAGGGAGCCGAAGACGATCAGGCCGTAACGCCCGATCCGGTCCGAGAGTCGTCCCAGGAGTACGCTGCTGATGACCACGGCTACTCCACCGGCGGAAAAGACCCAGGCCACCTGCTGACTGGTCATGGACAAAACTTGCTCCATCCACAGGGGAAAGAACGGAATGAACAAGCCCATGCCTCCGAAGAGGCAGACCCCCACCCCGCATCCGGCAAGCAACCGGGGTGAAGCCAGGTGTCGGCGCATGTCCCTGAACATAGTCGGCCAGGAGATGGACGGGGTGGGCGGCAGGGCCGGCATCCAGCGCCAAGCCAGCCAGGCCGCTCCGGCCATGAGCAGCCCCAGCGCGACGAAGGGCAGGCGGTCGTCCATGGCCCCGGACAGGAATGCCCCGGCCGGGACACCGACGATCTGCCCGGCGGCGAAGCCGCTGATGATCCAACCCGTGGCCCATCCTCGATGAGACGGAGGGATGTAGTCGCCCACCGCGGCCAGGGTCCCGGTGGTCAGAGCCCCTCCCACGGCCCCGGCCAGTATCCGCATCAGAAGCATGGCCGAATAGGAGTAGGCCCACCAATGGGCGAAGAGCACCAGGGCCATCAAGGCGCTGGCCAGCATCAACAATCGCTTGCGGCCGAGCCGGTCGGAGACCGGCCCCCAGGCCAGGGTGCAGACGCCCAGGGAGATTGCGTATCCGGAAATCAACCAGCCCAGGTGGACCTCCGGAACGTCCAGGCGGACGCTGATCCGGGGCAAGAGCGGAGCCACGATCATGAATTGGCTCCAGGTGGCGAAAAGCAGTACCCACAGGACCGCGAGGATTTTTCTAGAGGAGGCCGGGTCGTAGGGAGGCGACGGCTCAACAGGGCCGTCCGTGCTTTTTTTGGGGAGGCTCCGTGAGGGATTCTTCTCGATAACTCGTGCGGGAAGCGGGACGGAAGAGTCGCTGACGGGTGACATGAGGTGTGAGAACGGCGGTACGCCGCGAGAGCGGAAGCCTCCTAGCCGTCGGTTAAGAGGCTCCGGGGGCTTCGGCGCAACACCTCAGCATCTTCAGGCCATCCTCGAACAGGACTTCTATCATGTTCGGCTTGATGAACCTCTGGACGTACCCCGGACCGAAAACCGAGTGGTTGATCACGTCTCCGTCCCCAAAATCGGCGGTCATGGCGTAGGGTTTAACGTCCCCCGGAGCCGCGGAGGCAACTTTGTTCTCCCAGAGGGCCAGAACCTCGGGGGAGGGCTTTTTGGGGGCCGCGGGTTTCTTGGCCGCTGAGGCCCTGGGCTTTTTCTCGGCCGGTGCTTTGGGCTGGGCGGCGGCCTTGGGGGGGCGGTGAGCGTGTTGCCCCCCACACACCTTGCATTGCACCTTGCCAATTTTTTCGTCGATCATGACTACAACATGGTGGTCCGTGACGGTCTTACATTTGCGGCAGGACGATTCGACCGAGCTGCCGGCCTGGATGGTTTCGGTGGTCATAGCGATCCTTCTGAGGGTCACGTCGCTCCGGAGAGTTCGTGACAGATGTTCCGGGTAAAAAAAGCCACAAGGAGCGTTTCCCCTTGTGGCGCGCCAACCGTAAAATTCTATTCGTTTCCCGTGGAACAGGCAATGGCCGCGAAAATCGTACTCGCGCTCAGCCGGTCCAACTGCTTGACAACCACTTTCCCGACCCCGCGGAAATCGTGGAATACACCTCCACCATGCTGGTTCCGCCTCTTTGCCGAGGCCTTGGTGCTGGATACCAGCAGCTGAATTCGTCGATTCCGGATTCGGCCTCCAGGCGATCAATAATAAACGGGCCGGACTTTTCAGCCCGGCCCGTTTATTTTTTTCACTGGCGATTGAATCCATCAAATCGGCGGAGCGATGGTCACCAAGGTCCGCATGTCCGTGGTCGCCTTGATGCCGTGGGGCACGCTGATGTCGCAGACCAGGACGTCGCCGGGCTTGGCCGGGAGGGTTCCGTCCTTGGCCAGGAATTCTCCCTCGCCTTCAACGATCAGGATCGAAAGCTGACCTTCAATGTCGTGGGAATGGATGGGCAGTTGCTGTCCGGCCCTGAAGTTGAAGTTCAGAATTTTGAAGTAGGGCGAGTCATGGACCAGAAACTTGCTCAGCCCCAGGTCGTTGAAACCATTGGCCTCGAAAAGATTGATCTTCTTCATGACGGTACTCCTTGGTTTAGAGGTGTTTTTCTTTTGTTTCGGTCAACGCGAGCCGTTCTTACAAAGGTTTCATGCCCTTGAACTCCACCCTGCCCTGCTGGGCGATTTGGCCTTGGCGGGTGATTACGATTTCCTGGTATGGGATGCGTTTGCCGGAGATGATCAGGGCCTGACGGACGATTTCAGCCAACCCGGCGCAGCAGGGCACTTCCATGGACAACACGGTGATGCTGTTGATCCCGGCCTGATTAAAGATTTCGACGAAGCGCTCGACATAGCTCTGGGCGTCGTCGAACTTGGGGCAGCCGAGCATGATCACTTTGCCGGGCAGCAGTTCCTGGTGCAGAGCCGGGTAGGCGGCCGGAGCGCAGTCCGCGGCCACCAGCAGATTCGCGCCTTTCAAAAAGGGTGCGTGCGGGGGGATCAGCCGGATCTGGACCGGCCAGTGGGTCAGGGCCGAGACCGGTTGCTCCGCGGAACGCGGACCTGGAGCGGCCGGAGACGGGCTTGGCGCGGGCTTGGCCGGGGCAAAGGTGGCCATGGCCGAGCCGGGGCATCCGCAGCCCAGGGTTGGGCCGGCTTTCGGCTTTTGGTCGGCTTGGGCTTGCTCCGCGGCCTTGAGTTCGTGCAGCCGCTCCTCCACGGCTTCCTCGTCAAACGCATCGGCCTCGCGTTTGATGACCGTGATGGCGTCCTTGGGGCAGGTTCCCAGGCAGGCGCCCAGGCCGTCGCAATACTTCTCGGCCACCAATCTGGCCTTGCCGTCGATGATTTCAATGGCCCCTTCGGCGCAGCCGGGCACGCAGACGCCGCAGCCGTCGCACAGGTCATCGTCGATGCGAACGATATCTCTCATTTCTCTCAGTTGCCTGGTCATGGTTCGGCTCTCCTTGTTGTCGCGGTTTGGCGGTCGCGCTGGGCGGGTTCACCGTGCGCGCGACTCCTTTATGCCGCATCAAGGAATCGGTTGCCTTGATCTGGGTCAAGTTTGGAAAAGAGTATTATTTTTTCTGGACCCTGGAAATGAAAAAGGGGGCGTTAACCCCCTTTTTCATTCAGTTCCCACGACTTCGAACTAGCCGAGAATGGCCTTCAGGTCTTCGTCCGGAGTGGTGATGGGTTTGATGTTGAAGGTGTCCACCAGGACCTGGAGCACGTTGGGCGAGGTGAAGGCCGGCAGTGAGGGTCCGAGGCGGATATCCTGGATGCCCAGGTGCAGCAGGGTCAGCAGGATGGCCACGGCCTTCTGTTCGTACCAGGACAGGACCAGGGACAGGGGCAGTTCGTTCACGCCCACGCCAAAGGCCTTGGACAGGGCCACGGCCACCTGGATGGCCGAGTAGGCATCGTTGCACTGGCCCATGTCCAGCAGCCGGGGCAGGCCGTCGATGGCGCCCAGATCCTTGTCGAAAAAGCGGAACTTGCCGCAGGCCAGGGTCAGGACCACGCAGTCCGAGGGCACCTTTTCCACGAACTCGGTGTAGTAGTTACGGCCGGGCTTGGCCCCGTCGCAGCCGGCAACCAGGAAAAAGTGGCGGATCTTCTTGTTCTTGACCAGTTCGACGACCTTGTCCGCCGCGGAAAGCACCGCGTTGCGGGCAAAGCCGGTCATTACGGTCTTGCCGGGGACGTCCTCGGCAAAGCCGGGCATTTCCAGGGCCTTGGCGATCACCGGACCGAATTCGCCGTTCTTGACGTGCTGGACCCCGGGAAAGCCCACCAGACCGGTGGTGAAGATGTTGCCCTTGTAGCTTTCCTGCGGGCGCTGGATGCAGTTGGTGGTCATCAGGATGGCCCCGGGGAAGGCGCTGAATTCCTTGTGCTGGTTCTGCCAGGCCGTGCCGTAGTGGCCATGGAAGTGCGAATAGGCCTTCAACTTGGGATAGCCGTGGGCCGGCAGCATTTCCCCGTGGGTGTAGATGTTGATGCCCTTGCCTTGGGTCTGCTTGAGCAGTTCGTCCAGATCCTTCAGGTCGTGGCCGGACACCAGGATGGCCTTGCCCTTTATCGGACCAAGGGGCACGGGCGTGGGGACCGGGTCGCCGTAGGCGCCGGTATTGGCCGCGTCCAGAATCTCCATGGTCTTCAGGTTGACCTCGCCGCAGCGCAGCACCAGTCCCAGCCAGTCTGGCAGCTCCAGATCCGTGCGGGTCATGGTGGCCATGGCCTCATGGATGAAGGCGTACACCGAGTCGTCGGTTTGGCCCAGAATCCGGGCGTGATCGGCATAGGCGGCCACACCTTTGAGTCCGAACAGCAGGGTATGCTTCAGGGAGCGCTTGTCCGGGTCGATCACCTTGTCGTTGTGCAGACCGTGCTCTTCGCCTTGGTGGACCAAGCCGTCCATGGTCGGAGCAGGCTCGAAGGTCGCTTCCGGAACATCGAATTCCGCAACGCCGCCCGCTGCCTTGACCTTGGCCCGCAGTTCCTCGCGGTAGGTGACAGCCTGTTTGATCAGGGGCACGAACCGCTCCGGATCGAAGTCCACGTTTGTCAACGTGGAAAACAGGGCCTCGCAGGCAAAAGCGTCGACATCCGCGCTCTTCACGCCCACCTTGCGGCCTTCGTGGGCCACCAGCCCCAACCCCTGCAGTGCATACACCAGCAGGTCCTGCAACGCGGCAACGTCCGGCTGTTTGCCGCACACGCCGACCTTCTCGCATCCCTGGCCCTTGGCCGTCTGTTCACACTGGTAACAAAACATCGTCATGACTCGCCTCCTCAGAATCTATAGGTTTGGTGAAAAGGATTTTCCGCCGAACACGGGTCCCGTTCTACCTAACTTGCAAAGCCGCGCCTTGATCTATGTCAAAAAGCCGCAAATCCGTTTTTCTGATGCTTTTCGGCAATGTCCGCTGTCAGTTTTTCCAGGGCGCATCTGTCTCGTTCAGTTGATGCAGATGCCCCCATGTCGACTCATGCCCCATCTCGCTGTGATGGTTGCCGCTACACGAGGTCCTGCCCGCCCTTGGGCAGCGTAAAATACACGGTCGTTCCCTGCCCTTGTGCGCTTTCCACCCAGATTCGGCCCTCATGCTTCTCGATGAACTGTTTGCAGATGACCAAGCCGAGGCCGGTTCCCTTCTCGCCTTCCGTCCCAAGCTGACGCTTATCCTTGGAAATGGTGAAGAGGTTGGACAGCCTCTCCTTGTTTATGCCGATACCGCTGTCTTTCACGGTCATCTGAATAACGTCGCCTTCTTGTCGGGCCGTAACGAGAACTTCTCCGCCACGGGGCGTGAATTTCACGGCATTGAAGAGCAGGTTGCGAATGACGGTGTTGATCATCGGCTTGTCGATCATGGCCGTCATGTTATGGGGGATGTCAATGGTAATGAAGATGCCCTTTTGATCGGCCACCCCCTGGGCCGATTTCAGGCTAATATCCGCCAATTCACGCAAATCGGACGACTTCCTTACAAACTCCAGGTTGCCTTGCTCCATGCGCGCCCATTGCATCAAGTCTTCCAAAAGCGCCATCACATTGCGCGTGCTCGTATGCAGTTCCACAGCCAGATGGGCGATCTCATGTTCCGAGAAGAGCTTGATGTCTTCGGAAAGCAGCTGGGTTGATGTCATCAGGCCGGACAAGGGGGATTTCAGGTCATGGGCGATAATGGAAAAGAGTCTGTCTTTGGCCTCATTGGATCTTCGCAGCTGCTGATTGACCTGCCTGATCATCTCCTCGGCCTGTTCGCGTTCAGCCATTTCTCTTCGTAGTTTGGCGTTGGACCTTTCAAGCTCCATCGTTCGTCGCCGAACACGATCTTCAAGTTCGTTTCGTTCAATTTGGAGGGCTTTGGACATGCTGTTGAACGTGTTGGCGAGATCGACCAGTTCCGTGCCTTTGGGCGGCGTGATCTGCTCCCCCAAGTGCGCGGGGTCCGTGGCGATGGCCTGGGCCTTGTCGCGAAGATATCCCAATGGGCTGAATATCCAGCGTTTGTTCAGGAACACGGTCACGCAGAAAAGGCCCACGAGTACGGTCCCGAACGCAATGGCCAACTGCAAAGTGAGGTGATTGACGGATGTGTACGCCGCTTCAAGAGGTATCCGGATGGATACGGCTGAGACGACCTCATCCTCCGTCCGGTTAAAGCTGCGCTCCGAGCCGTAGGCTTCCACGAGGCCCCGTGGGGCGAACTCCGGTTCGGAATGGCAACGGAGACATGTTGCTTCCATGGTCTCGCCGCGTTGCAAAACAGTGAAATAGGGCTCACCGTCGAAGATCCGGATTTCAGACAACGAATGCAA encodes:
- a CDS encoding ATP-binding protein, translating into MTRQLREMRDIVRIDDDLCDGCGVCVPGCAEGAIEIIDGKARLVAEKYCDGLGACLGTCPKDAITVIKREADAFDEEAVEERLHELKAAEQAQADQKPKAGPTLGCGCPGSAMATFAPAKPAPSPSPAAPGPRSAEQPVSALTHWPVQIRLIPPHAPFLKGANLLVAADCAPAAYPALHQELLPGKVIMLGCPKFDDAQSYVERFVEIFNQAGINSITVLSMEVPCCAGLAEIVRQALIISGKRIPYQEIVITRQGQIAQQGRVEFKGMKPL
- a CDS encoding phenylacetate--CoA ligase family protein; protein product: MDDASRSGGIYHEMEQEPEEQRRDRKWHVVRDLARQAWTEAPAFKARLESAGLTPDDIRSPQDWPRIPVLRKKQLIDLQRTGPRLGGLLTTDLGDLRRLYFSPGPIADPEGCARDFWGWAEAFHAAGFRKSDLVQMTFGYHLTPAGLMLEEPLRELGCAVIPAGPGNTMQQVEIMTTWPVTGFVGMASFLKIIRDKAVGQGKDPRRDFQLRTAFVAAERLTESVRQDLENSFGMLVRQGYGTADLGCIAYECPALGGMHLSSRCLVEICDPKTGEPLPAGEIGEVVVTPFNPVYPLIRFATGDLSRLVTEPCACGRTAPKLAGILGRADDTAKVKGQFIYPHQVAQAMCLVPSVARWQVVVSNPKGKDRLELWVELSEAVEPEKIQAVFQEGLKLRPEVRILGEGERLDENAPPLVDERTYDDGK
- a CDS encoding cupin domain-containing protein, whose protein sequence is MKKINLFEANGFNDLGLSKFLVHDSPYFKILNFNFRAGQQLPIHSHDIEGQLSILIVEGEGEFLAKDGTLPAKPGDVLVCDISVPHGIKATTDMRTLVTIAPPI
- the hcp gene encoding hydroxylamine reductase: MFCYQCEQTAKGQGCEKVGVCGKQPDVAALQDLLVYALQGLGLVAHEGRKVGVKSADVDAFACEALFSTLTNVDFDPERFVPLIKQAVTYREELRAKVKAAGGVAEFDVPEATFEPAPTMDGLVHQGEEHGLHNDKVIDPDKRSLKHTLLFGLKGVAAYADHARILGQTDDSVYAFIHEAMATMTRTDLELPDWLGLVLRCGEVNLKTMEILDAANTGAYGDPVPTPVPLGPIKGKAILVSGHDLKDLDELLKQTQGKGINIYTHGEMLPAHGYPKLKAYSHFHGHYGTAWQNQHKEFSAFPGAILMTTNCIQRPQESYKGNIFTTGLVGFPGVQHVKNGEFGPVIAKALEMPGFAEDVPGKTVMTGFARNAVLSAADKVVELVKNKKIRHFFLVAGCDGAKPGRNYYTEFVEKVPSDCVVLTLACGKFRFFDKDLGAIDGLPRLLDMGQCNDAYSAIQVAVALSKAFGVGVNELPLSLVLSWYEQKAVAILLTLLHLGIQDIRLGPSLPAFTSPNVLQVLVDTFNIKPITTPDEDLKAILG
- a CDS encoding electron transport complex protein RnfA — translated: MEDAANLTSFASVMLIFISAAFTDNILLTRFLGMCSVLGVSKKVDTSLGLGAAVIFVTTCTSGLNYLVYRYLLVPLELEYLRLIVFIVVIAAFVQFVEMVVERISEGLYNALGIFLPLITVNCAILGVSLFMLGTPYNLLQTLAYGAGAGTGWALAIAIIGGIREKINEQALPRGLAGPGITLIVIGIMSLAFVGFSGMIRI
- a CDS encoding MFS transporter, translated to MSPVSDSSVPLPARVIEKNPSRSLPKKSTDGPVEPSPPYDPASSRKILAVLWVLLFATWSQFMIVAPLLPRISVRLDVPEVHLGWLISGYAISLGVCTLAWGPVSDRLGRKRLLMLASALMALVLFAHWWAYSYSAMLLMRILAGAVGGALTTGTLAAVGDYIPPSHRGWATGWIISGFAAGQIVGVPAGAFLSGAMDDRLPFVALGLLMAGAAWLAWRWMPALPPTPSISWPTMFRDMRRHLASPRLLAGCGVGVCLFGGMGLFIPFFPLWMEQVLSMTSQQVAWVFSAGGVAVVISSVLLGRLSDRIGRYGLIVFGSLGAGLFMLVSPLLTHWPGGAFMLFPLIMGCAAARGSAFRALQTELVPAGELGRYLSLSATFENFGYAAGSALAGWLYVAFGFSAIAAASAMTGLIVLVLVRGVLRPS
- a CDS encoding NADH:ubiquinone reductase (Na(+)-transporting) subunit F, which translates into the protein MLASIGLAVGFLAITTLLLALLLVFAERRILNYGPCTLDINDGKKSLVVTGGSSLLSSLAENDIFIPSACGGRGSCAYCKVKVLDGGGMVSPVEEPYLTPEDIKANVRLSCQVKVRRDIKLAIPDELFLAKRFQGKLVHKRKLTYDVVELRIALNQPESIEFAAGQYIQLESREYAGRDAVMRAYSVSSIPSDSRHVEVIIRKVPEGICTTWVFDHLQEGREVYLSGPFGDFKLSDTKAPAVFLAGGSGMAPIWSILRDMRERGDDREAIYFFSGRNQDDLFFTEELFALEKELPNFRYVPCLTREDPNSEWKGERGRIPAVLPKYIADATAYEAYLCGSSNLIDACVDALKQRGLQETNIYYDKFE
- a CDS encoding DUF3365 domain-containing protein — protein: MSINTRLAATIGGVILVTALISILFVNARMKEHALLEAQDKAQVILDSRLAVHTYFSHQLRPTLFDFAAANAPELGEQFDPVWMSSTYAVREMEEYFKGLHDIPYYYKEAAINARHPANEADVLERDFIERLNQDEGLHSLSEIRIFDGEPYFTVLQRGETMEATCLRCHSEPEFAPRGLVEAYGSERSFNRTEDEVVSAVSIRIPLEAAYTSVNHLTLQLAIAFGTVLVGLFCVTVFLNKRWIFSPLGYLRDKAQAIATDPAHLGEQITPPKGTELVDLANTFNSMSKALQIERNELEDRVRRRTMELERSNAKLRREMAEREQAEEMIRQVNQQLRRSNEAKDRLFSIIAHDLKSPLSGLMTSTQLLSEDIKLFSEHEIAHLAVELHTSTRNVMALLEDLMQWARMEQGNLEFVRKSSDLRELADISLKSAQGVADQKGIFITIDIPHNMTAMIDKPMINTVIRNLLFNAVKFTPRGGEVLVTARQEGDVIQMTVKDSGIGINKERLSNLFTISKDKRQLGTEGEKGTGLGLVICKQFIEKHEGRIWVESAQGQGTTVYFTLPKGGQDLV